In Piliocolobus tephrosceles isolate RC106 chromosome 4, ASM277652v3, whole genome shotgun sequence, the following are encoded in one genomic region:
- the SEPTIN8 gene encoding septin-8 isoform X5 has translation MAATDLERFSNAEPEPRSLSLGGHVGFDSLPDQLVSKSVTQGFSFNILCVGETGIGKSTLMNTLFNTTFETEEASHHEACVRLRPQTYDLQESNVQLKLTIVDAVGFGDQINKDERPIVDYIDAQFENYLQEELKIRRSLFDYHDTRIHVCLYFITPTGHSLKSLDLVTMKKLDSKVNIIPIIAKADTISKSELHKFKIKIMGELVSNGVQIYQFPTDDEAVAEINAVMNAHLPFAVVGSTEEVKVGNKLVRARQYPWGVVQVENENHCDFVKLREMLIRVNMEDLREQTHSRHYELYRRCKLEEMGFQDSDGDSQPFSLQETYEAKRKEFLSELQRKEEEMRQMFVNKVKETELELKEKERELHEKFEHLKRVHQEEKRKVEEKRRELEEETNAFNRRKAAVEALQSQALHATSQQPLRKDKDKKN, from the exons ATGGCGGCCACCGACCTGGAGCGCTTCTCG AATGCAGAGCCAGAGCCCCGGAGCCTCTCCCTGGGCGGCCATGTGGGTTTCGACAGCCTCCCCGACCAGCTGGTCAGCAAGTCGGTTACTCAGGGCTTCAGCTTCAACATCCTCTGTGTGG GGGAGACCGGCATTGGCAAATCCACACTGATGAACACGCTCTTCAACACGACCTTCGAGACTGAGGAAGCCAGTCACCACGAGGCATGCGTGCGCCTGCGGCCCCAGACCTATGACCTCCAGGAGAGCAACGTGCAGCTCAAGCTGACCATTGTGGATGCCGTGGGCTTTGGGGATCAGATCAATAAGGATGAGAG GCCCATAGTTGACTACATCGATGCGCAGTTTGAAAATTATCTGCAGGAGGAGCTGAAGATCCGCCGCTCGCTCTTCGACTACCATGACACAAGGATCCACGTTTGCCTCTACTTCATCACGCCCACGGGGCACTCCCTGAAGTCCCTGGATCTGGTGACCATGAAGAAACTAGACAGCAAG GTGAACATTATTCCCATCATCGCCAAGGCTGACACCATCTCCAAGAGCGAGCTGcacaagttcaagatcaagatcaTGGGCGAGCTGGTCAGCAACGGGGTCCAGATCTACCAGTTTCCCACGGATGACGAGGCTGTTGCAGAGATTAACGCAGTCATGAAT GCACATCTGCCCTTCGCCGTAGTGGGCAGCACCGAGGAGGTGAAGGTGGGGAACAAGCTGGTCCGAGCGCGGCAGTACCCCTGGGGAGTGGTGCAGG TGGAGAATGAGAATCACTGCGACTTCGTGAAGCTGCGGGAAATGTTGATCCGGGTGAACATGGAAGACCTCCGCGAGCAGACCCACAGCCGGCACTACGAGCTCTACCGGCGCTGCAAGTTGGAGGAGATGGGCTTTCAGGACAGCGATGGTGACAGCCAGCCCTTCAG CCTACAAGAGACATATGAGGCCAAGAGGAAGGAATTCCTGAGTGAGctgcagaggaaggaggaggagatgagACAGATGTTTGTCAACAAAGTGAAGGAGACAGAGCTGGAgctgaaggagaaggaaagggag CTCCATGAGAAGTTTGAGCACTTGAAGCGGGTCCACCAGGAGGAGAAGCGCAAGGTGGAGGAAAAACGCCGGGAACTGGAGGAGGAGACCAATGCCTTCAATCGCCGGAAGGCTGCGGTGGAGGCCCTGCAGTCGCAGGCCTTGCATGCCACCTCACAGCAGCCCCTGAGGAAGGACAAGGACAAGAAGAA ttaa
- the SEPTIN8 gene encoding septin-8 isoform X4, producing MAATDLERFSNAEPEPRSLSLGGHVGFDSLPDQLVSKSVTQGFSFNILCVGETGIGKSTLMNTLFNTTFETEEASHHEACVRLRPQTYDLQESNVQLKLTIVDAVGFGDQINKDESYRPIVDYIDAQFENYLQEELKIRRSLFDYHDTRIHVCLYFITPTGHSLKSLDLVTMKKLDSKVNIIPIIAKADTISKSELHKFKIKIMGELVSNGVQIYQFPTDDEAVAEINAVMNAHLPFAVVGSTEEVKVGNKLVRARQYPWGVVQVENENHCDFVKLREMLIRVNMEDLREQTHSRHYELYRRCKLEEMGFQDSDGDSQPFSLQETYEAKRKEFLSELQRKEEEMRQMFVNKVKETELELKEKERELHEKFEHLKRVHQEEKRKVEEKRRELEEETNAFNRRKAAVEALQSQALHATSQQPLRKDKDKKN from the exons ATGGCGGCCACCGACCTGGAGCGCTTCTCG AATGCAGAGCCAGAGCCCCGGAGCCTCTCCCTGGGCGGCCATGTGGGTTTCGACAGCCTCCCCGACCAGCTGGTCAGCAAGTCGGTTACTCAGGGCTTCAGCTTCAACATCCTCTGTGTGG GGGAGACCGGCATTGGCAAATCCACACTGATGAACACGCTCTTCAACACGACCTTCGAGACTGAGGAAGCCAGTCACCACGAGGCATGCGTGCGCCTGCGGCCCCAGACCTATGACCTCCAGGAGAGCAACGTGCAGCTCAAGCTGACCATTGTGGATGCCGTGGGCTTTGGGGATCAGATCAATAAGGATGAGAG TTACAGGCCCATAGTTGACTACATCGATGCGCAGTTTGAAAATTATCTGCAGGAGGAGCTGAAGATCCGCCGCTCGCTCTTCGACTACCATGACACAAGGATCCACGTTTGCCTCTACTTCATCACGCCCACGGGGCACTCCCTGAAGTCCCTGGATCTGGTGACCATGAAGAAACTAGACAGCAAG GTGAACATTATTCCCATCATCGCCAAGGCTGACACCATCTCCAAGAGCGAGCTGcacaagttcaagatcaagatcaTGGGCGAGCTGGTCAGCAACGGGGTCCAGATCTACCAGTTTCCCACGGATGACGAGGCTGTTGCAGAGATTAACGCAGTCATGAAT GCACATCTGCCCTTCGCCGTAGTGGGCAGCACCGAGGAGGTGAAGGTGGGGAACAAGCTGGTCCGAGCGCGGCAGTACCCCTGGGGAGTGGTGCAGG TGGAGAATGAGAATCACTGCGACTTCGTGAAGCTGCGGGAAATGTTGATCCGGGTGAACATGGAAGACCTCCGCGAGCAGACCCACAGCCGGCACTACGAGCTCTACCGGCGCTGCAAGTTGGAGGAGATGGGCTTTCAGGACAGCGATGGTGACAGCCAGCCCTTCAG CCTACAAGAGACATATGAGGCCAAGAGGAAGGAATTCCTGAGTGAGctgcagaggaaggaggaggagatgagACAGATGTTTGTCAACAAAGTGAAGGAGACAGAGCTGGAgctgaaggagaaggaaagggag CTCCATGAGAAGTTTGAGCACTTGAAGCGGGTCCACCAGGAGGAGAAGCGCAAGGTGGAGGAAAAACGCCGGGAACTGGAGGAGGAGACCAATGCCTTCAATCGCCGGAAGGCTGCGGTGGAGGCCCTGCAGTCGCAGGCCTTGCATGCCACCTCACAGCAGCCCCTGAGGAAGGACAAGGACAAGAAGAA ttaa
- the SEPTIN8 gene encoding septin-8 isoform X2, which yields MAATDLERFSNAEPEPRSLSLGGHVGFDSLPDQLVSKSVTQGFSFNILCVGETGIGKSTLMNTLFNTTFETEEASHHEACVRLRPQTYDLQESNVQLKLTIVDAVGFGDQINKDESYRPIVDYIDAQFENYLQEELKIRRSLFDYHDTRIHVCLYFITPTGHSLKSLDLVTMKKLDSKVNIIPIIAKADTISKSELHKFKIKIMGELVSNGVQIYQFPTDDEAVAEINAVMNAHLPFAVVGSTEEVKVGNKLVRARQYPWGVVQVENENHCDFVKLREMLIRVNMEDLREQTHSRHYELYRRCKLEEMGFQDSDGDSQPFSLQETYEAKRKEFLSELQRKEEEMRQMFVNKVKETELELKEKERELHEKFEHLKRVHQEEKRKVEEKRRELEEETNAFNRRKAAVEALQSQALHATSQQPLRKDKDKKKSDIGAHQPGMSLSSSKVMMTKASVEPLNCSSWWPAIQCCSCLVRDATWREGFL from the exons ATGGCGGCCACCGACCTGGAGCGCTTCTCG AATGCAGAGCCAGAGCCCCGGAGCCTCTCCCTGGGCGGCCATGTGGGTTTCGACAGCCTCCCCGACCAGCTGGTCAGCAAGTCGGTTACTCAGGGCTTCAGCTTCAACATCCTCTGTGTGG GGGAGACCGGCATTGGCAAATCCACACTGATGAACACGCTCTTCAACACGACCTTCGAGACTGAGGAAGCCAGTCACCACGAGGCATGCGTGCGCCTGCGGCCCCAGACCTATGACCTCCAGGAGAGCAACGTGCAGCTCAAGCTGACCATTGTGGATGCCGTGGGCTTTGGGGATCAGATCAATAAGGATGAGAG TTACAGGCCCATAGTTGACTACATCGATGCGCAGTTTGAAAATTATCTGCAGGAGGAGCTGAAGATCCGCCGCTCGCTCTTCGACTACCATGACACAAGGATCCACGTTTGCCTCTACTTCATCACGCCCACGGGGCACTCCCTGAAGTCCCTGGATCTGGTGACCATGAAGAAACTAGACAGCAAG GTGAACATTATTCCCATCATCGCCAAGGCTGACACCATCTCCAAGAGCGAGCTGcacaagttcaagatcaagatcaTGGGCGAGCTGGTCAGCAACGGGGTCCAGATCTACCAGTTTCCCACGGATGACGAGGCTGTTGCAGAGATTAACGCAGTCATGAAT GCACATCTGCCCTTCGCCGTAGTGGGCAGCACCGAGGAGGTGAAGGTGGGGAACAAGCTGGTCCGAGCGCGGCAGTACCCCTGGGGAGTGGTGCAGG TGGAGAATGAGAATCACTGCGACTTCGTGAAGCTGCGGGAAATGTTGATCCGGGTGAACATGGAAGACCTCCGCGAGCAGACCCACAGCCGGCACTACGAGCTCTACCGGCGCTGCAAGTTGGAGGAGATGGGCTTTCAGGACAGCGATGGTGACAGCCAGCCCTTCAG CCTACAAGAGACATATGAGGCCAAGAGGAAGGAATTCCTGAGTGAGctgcagaggaaggaggaggagatgagACAGATGTTTGTCAACAAAGTGAAGGAGACAGAGCTGGAgctgaaggagaaggaaagggag CTCCATGAGAAGTTTGAGCACTTGAAGCGGGTCCACCAGGAGGAGAAGCGCAAGGTGGAGGAAAAACGCCGGGAACTGGAGGAGGAGACCAATGCCTTCAATCGCCGGAAGGCTGCGGTGGAGGCCCTGCAGTCGCAGGCCTTGCATGCCACCTCACAGCAGCCCCTGAGGAAGGACAAGGACAAGAAGAA ATCAGATATAGGAGCACACCAACCGGGCATGAGCCTCTCCAGCTCTAAGGTGATGATGACCAAGGCCAGTGTGGAGCCCTTGAACTGCAGCAGCTGGTGGCCCGCCATACAGTGCTGCAGCTGCCTGGTCAGGGATGCGACGTGGAGGGAAGGATTCCTCTGA
- the SEPTIN8 gene encoding septin-8 isoform X3 — translation MAATDLERFSNAEPEPRSLSLGGHVGFDSLPDQLVSKSVTQGFSFNILCVGETGIGKSTLMNTLFNTTFETEEASHHEACVRLRPQTYDLQESNVQLKLTIVDAVGFGDQINKDERPIVDYIDAQFENYLQEELKIRRSLFDYHDTRIHVCLYFITPTGHSLKSLDLVTMKKLDSKVNIIPIIAKADTISKSELHKFKIKIMGELVSNGVQIYQFPTDDEAVAEINAVMNAHLPFAVVGSTEEVKVGNKLVRARQYPWGVVQVENENHCDFVKLREMLIRVNMEDLREQTHSRHYELYRRCKLEEMGFQDSDGDSQPFSLQETYEAKRKEFLSELQRKEEEMRQMFVNKVKETELELKEKERELHEKFEHLKRVHQEEKRKVEEKRRELEEETNAFNRRKAAVEALQSQALHATSQQPLRKDKDKKNRSDIGAHQPGMSLSSSKVMMTKASVEPLNCSSWWPAIQCCSCLVRDATWREGFL, via the exons ATGGCGGCCACCGACCTGGAGCGCTTCTCG AATGCAGAGCCAGAGCCCCGGAGCCTCTCCCTGGGCGGCCATGTGGGTTTCGACAGCCTCCCCGACCAGCTGGTCAGCAAGTCGGTTACTCAGGGCTTCAGCTTCAACATCCTCTGTGTGG GGGAGACCGGCATTGGCAAATCCACACTGATGAACACGCTCTTCAACACGACCTTCGAGACTGAGGAAGCCAGTCACCACGAGGCATGCGTGCGCCTGCGGCCCCAGACCTATGACCTCCAGGAGAGCAACGTGCAGCTCAAGCTGACCATTGTGGATGCCGTGGGCTTTGGGGATCAGATCAATAAGGATGAGAG GCCCATAGTTGACTACATCGATGCGCAGTTTGAAAATTATCTGCAGGAGGAGCTGAAGATCCGCCGCTCGCTCTTCGACTACCATGACACAAGGATCCACGTTTGCCTCTACTTCATCACGCCCACGGGGCACTCCCTGAAGTCCCTGGATCTGGTGACCATGAAGAAACTAGACAGCAAG GTGAACATTATTCCCATCATCGCCAAGGCTGACACCATCTCCAAGAGCGAGCTGcacaagttcaagatcaagatcaTGGGCGAGCTGGTCAGCAACGGGGTCCAGATCTACCAGTTTCCCACGGATGACGAGGCTGTTGCAGAGATTAACGCAGTCATGAAT GCACATCTGCCCTTCGCCGTAGTGGGCAGCACCGAGGAGGTGAAGGTGGGGAACAAGCTGGTCCGAGCGCGGCAGTACCCCTGGGGAGTGGTGCAGG TGGAGAATGAGAATCACTGCGACTTCGTGAAGCTGCGGGAAATGTTGATCCGGGTGAACATGGAAGACCTCCGCGAGCAGACCCACAGCCGGCACTACGAGCTCTACCGGCGCTGCAAGTTGGAGGAGATGGGCTTTCAGGACAGCGATGGTGACAGCCAGCCCTTCAG CCTACAAGAGACATATGAGGCCAAGAGGAAGGAATTCCTGAGTGAGctgcagaggaaggaggaggagatgagACAGATGTTTGTCAACAAAGTGAAGGAGACAGAGCTGGAgctgaaggagaaggaaagggag CTCCATGAGAAGTTTGAGCACTTGAAGCGGGTCCACCAGGAGGAGAAGCGCAAGGTGGAGGAAAAACGCCGGGAACTGGAGGAGGAGACCAATGCCTTCAATCGCCGGAAGGCTGCGGTGGAGGCCCTGCAGTCGCAGGCCTTGCATGCCACCTCACAGCAGCCCCTGAGGAAGGACAAGGACAAGAAGAA CAGATCAGATATAGGAGCACACCAACCGGGCATGAGCCTCTCCAGCTCTAAGGTGATGATGACCAAGGCCAGTGTGGAGCCCTTGAACTGCAGCAGCTGGTGGCCCGCCATACAGTGCTGCAGCTGCCTGGTCAGGGATGCGACGTGGAGGGAAGGATTCCTCTGA
- the SEPTIN8 gene encoding septin-8 isoform X1 yields MAATDLERFSNAEPEPRSLSLGGHVGFDSLPDQLVSKSVTQGFSFNILCVGETGIGKSTLMNTLFNTTFETEEASHHEACVRLRPQTYDLQESNVQLKLTIVDAVGFGDQINKDESYRPIVDYIDAQFENYLQEELKIRRSLFDYHDTRIHVCLYFITPTGHSLKSLDLVTMKKLDSKVNIIPIIAKADTISKSELHKFKIKIMGELVSNGVQIYQFPTDDEAVAEINAVMNAHLPFAVVGSTEEVKVGNKLVRARQYPWGVVQVENENHCDFVKLREMLIRVNMEDLREQTHSRHYELYRRCKLEEMGFQDSDGDSQPFSLQETYEAKRKEFLSELQRKEEEMRQMFVNKVKETELELKEKERELHEKFEHLKRVHQEEKRKVEEKRRELEEETNAFNRRKAAVEALQSQALHATSQQPLRKDKDKKNRSDIGAHQPGMSLSSSKVMMTKASVEPLNCSSWWPAIQCCSCLVRDATWREGFL; encoded by the exons ATGGCGGCCACCGACCTGGAGCGCTTCTCG AATGCAGAGCCAGAGCCCCGGAGCCTCTCCCTGGGCGGCCATGTGGGTTTCGACAGCCTCCCCGACCAGCTGGTCAGCAAGTCGGTTACTCAGGGCTTCAGCTTCAACATCCTCTGTGTGG GGGAGACCGGCATTGGCAAATCCACACTGATGAACACGCTCTTCAACACGACCTTCGAGACTGAGGAAGCCAGTCACCACGAGGCATGCGTGCGCCTGCGGCCCCAGACCTATGACCTCCAGGAGAGCAACGTGCAGCTCAAGCTGACCATTGTGGATGCCGTGGGCTTTGGGGATCAGATCAATAAGGATGAGAG TTACAGGCCCATAGTTGACTACATCGATGCGCAGTTTGAAAATTATCTGCAGGAGGAGCTGAAGATCCGCCGCTCGCTCTTCGACTACCATGACACAAGGATCCACGTTTGCCTCTACTTCATCACGCCCACGGGGCACTCCCTGAAGTCCCTGGATCTGGTGACCATGAAGAAACTAGACAGCAAG GTGAACATTATTCCCATCATCGCCAAGGCTGACACCATCTCCAAGAGCGAGCTGcacaagttcaagatcaagatcaTGGGCGAGCTGGTCAGCAACGGGGTCCAGATCTACCAGTTTCCCACGGATGACGAGGCTGTTGCAGAGATTAACGCAGTCATGAAT GCACATCTGCCCTTCGCCGTAGTGGGCAGCACCGAGGAGGTGAAGGTGGGGAACAAGCTGGTCCGAGCGCGGCAGTACCCCTGGGGAGTGGTGCAGG TGGAGAATGAGAATCACTGCGACTTCGTGAAGCTGCGGGAAATGTTGATCCGGGTGAACATGGAAGACCTCCGCGAGCAGACCCACAGCCGGCACTACGAGCTCTACCGGCGCTGCAAGTTGGAGGAGATGGGCTTTCAGGACAGCGATGGTGACAGCCAGCCCTTCAG CCTACAAGAGACATATGAGGCCAAGAGGAAGGAATTCCTGAGTGAGctgcagaggaaggaggaggagatgagACAGATGTTTGTCAACAAAGTGAAGGAGACAGAGCTGGAgctgaaggagaaggaaagggag CTCCATGAGAAGTTTGAGCACTTGAAGCGGGTCCACCAGGAGGAGAAGCGCAAGGTGGAGGAAAAACGCCGGGAACTGGAGGAGGAGACCAATGCCTTCAATCGCCGGAAGGCTGCGGTGGAGGCCCTGCAGTCGCAGGCCTTGCATGCCACCTCACAGCAGCCCCTGAGGAAGGACAAGGACAAGAAGAA CAGATCAGATATAGGAGCACACCAACCGGGCATGAGCCTCTCCAGCTCTAAGGTGATGATGACCAAGGCCAGTGTGGAGCCCTTGAACTGCAGCAGCTGGTGGCCCGCCATACAGTGCTGCAGCTGCCTGGTCAGGGATGCGACGTGGAGGGAAGGATTCCTCTGA